From a single Anomaloglossus baeobatrachus isolate aAnoBae1 chromosome 8, aAnoBae1.hap1, whole genome shotgun sequence genomic region:
- the LOC142249381 gene encoding uncharacterized protein LOC142249381 — MVCRSTVCSTQEPASNPTGAIPEQSATGEHTHRPHPSEPSLPSTSVPSTCAGASRETSLPEAAGDEIAFPLPHPSDTAALSRTPLGSGRQRHRGQEKSYAPEFLHLNAAFQNAIQLLSEQNRASFSFLNANMEKNTHELCTRLDRLHLDASKSPNHCFFQAVLERMEKLSLDHQMHVMQATRKALGQVDSQPPPPTPTRPPAPPPAIVPTPPAAHYQPAAQYQPAAQYQPAAQYQPAAQYQPAAQYQPDAQYQPAAQYQPAAQYQPAGQYQLPTTSAPTLPTHYHISPSTTIMTPTQTTNSPATSSVSQSLHSTPQSLPNPIPSPGFPLGFSTTPSSSVTSPPPPPTPLSTLNTPTVRVFPPVSPSSTISTPSPRFTNL; from the exons atggtgtgcagaag caccgtctgcagcactcaggagcctgcatcgaacccgacaggagcgatccctgaacagtccgccactggtgaacacacgcacagaccccacccatctgaaccttcccttccatctacatctgtcccatccacctgcgctggagcttcccgtgagacttcattacctgaagctgctggtgatgagatagcttttcccctaccccacccctctgacactgctgccctcagtagaacacctttgggttctgggcgtcagcgtcataggggtcaggaaaagagctatgcgccagagttcttgcatctaaatgcagccttccagaacgccattcaattattatcagaacaaaatcgtgcatcttttagcttcctaaatgcaaatatggaaaaaaatacacacgaattgtgcacgcgtctggacaggctgcatttagatgcaagtaaatctcccaatcattgtttttttcaagccgtactagagcgcatggaaaagctatctcttgaccatcagatgcatgtaatgcaagccacacggaaGGCTCTGGggcaggttgactcccaaccacctccacccacccctacaagaccacctgccccccctccagccattgtccctactccccctgctgcccattaccagcctgctgcccagtaccagcctgctgcccagtaccagcctgcagcccagtaccagcctgctgcccagtaccagcctgctgcccagtaccagcctgatgcccagtaccagcctgcggcccagtaccagcctgcggcccagtaccagcctgcgggccagtaccagctcccaaccacatctgcccctacacttcctacccactaccacatctcgccttccacaaccatcatgaccccaactcaaaccactaattcacccgccacctcttctgtctcccaatccctccactccacccctcaatccttaccaaatcccatcccatctcctggtttccctcttggtttctctacCACACCTTcatcttctgttacttccccaccaccaccaccaacaccactttccaccctcaatactccaactgtgcgtgtgttcccacctgtcagcccctccagtactatctccaccccaagcccaagatttacaaatttataa